In the Ramlibacter tataouinensis TTB310 genome, one interval contains:
- a CDS encoding sulfatase family protein, translating to MNGRPNVVFIVADDLGFADLGCYGGREAGFSRVSPVLDGLAAKGLRFTQGYANSPVCSPTRFALMTARYQYRLRGAAEEPINSRSRGSTTLGLPPEHPTVPSLLKAAGYRTALIGKWHLGYPPAFGPLRSGYEEFFGPMSGGVDYFSHCSSNGQHDLWLGEQERAEEGYLTDLLSRRAVDYVARMARQDAPFFLSLHYTAPHWPWETREDAGKVAEVKDNLFHLHGGNVETYRRMIHHMDEGIGWVMDALRRHGLERDTLVVFTSDNGGERFSDNWPLVGGKMDLTEGGIRVPWIAHWPAVIAPGGASAQPCMTMDWSATVLDAAGAAADPAYPLDGVSLLPVLRDASRRFARPMHWRMNHRGQRATRDGDWKYLRVDGHDYLFDIPADERERANLAGRDPRRLARMREAWEEWNAGMPAIPPDATVSLGYGAKDMPQR from the coding sequence ATGAACGGGCGCCCCAACGTCGTCTTCATCGTCGCCGACGACCTCGGCTTCGCCGACCTGGGTTGCTATGGCGGGCGCGAGGCCGGGTTCAGCCGCGTGTCGCCGGTCCTGGACGGCCTGGCCGCCAAGGGCCTGCGGTTCACGCAGGGCTACGCCAATTCGCCGGTGTGCTCGCCCACCCGCTTCGCCCTGATGACGGCGCGCTACCAGTACCGGCTGCGCGGCGCGGCCGAGGAGCCCATCAACAGCCGCAGCCGCGGCAGCACCACCCTGGGCCTGCCGCCCGAGCATCCCACCGTGCCGTCGCTGCTCAAGGCGGCGGGCTACCGCACGGCCCTGATCGGCAAATGGCATCTGGGCTACCCGCCGGCCTTCGGTCCGCTGCGCTCGGGCTACGAGGAGTTCTTCGGGCCGATGTCGGGCGGCGTCGACTACTTCAGCCACTGCAGCTCCAACGGACAGCACGACCTGTGGCTGGGCGAGCAGGAGCGCGCCGAGGAGGGCTACCTCACCGACCTGCTGTCGCGCCGGGCCGTCGACTACGTCGCCCGCATGGCGCGGCAGGACGCGCCCTTCTTCCTCAGCCTGCACTACACCGCGCCGCACTGGCCCTGGGAGACGCGCGAGGACGCCGGCAAGGTGGCCGAGGTGAAGGACAACCTGTTCCACCTGCACGGCGGCAACGTCGAAACCTACCGCCGCATGATCCACCACATGGACGAGGGCATCGGCTGGGTGATGGACGCGCTGCGGCGGCACGGCCTGGAGCGCGACACCCTGGTCGTCTTCACCAGCGACAACGGCGGCGAGCGCTTCTCGGACAACTGGCCGCTGGTGGGCGGCAAGATGGACCTGACCGAGGGCGGCATCCGGGTGCCCTGGATCGCGCACTGGCCCGCCGTCATCGCGCCCGGCGGCGCCAGCGCCCAGCCCTGCATGACCATGGACTGGTCGGCCACGGTGCTGGATGCCGCCGGCGCGGCGGCCGACCCGGCCTACCCGCTGGACGGCGTCTCGCTGCTGCCGGTGCTGCGCGATGCCTCGCGCCGCTTCGCCCGCCCCATGCACTGGCGCATGAACCACCGCGGCCAGCGCGCCACCCGCGACGGCGACTGGAAGTACCTGCGGGTGGACGGGCACGACTACCTGTTCGACATCCCGGCCGACGAGCGCGAACGCGCCAACCTGGCCGGCCGCGACCCGCGGCGCCTGGCGCGCATGCGCGAGGCCTGGGAGGAATGGAACGCCGGCATGCCGGCCATCCCGCCCGACGCCACCGTCAGCCTGGGCTATGGCGCCAAGGACATGCCGCAGCGCTAG
- a CDS encoding AraC family transcriptional regulator translates to MVDPLAEVVTLLQPSARFSKLVFGASPWRVSRSDAGQPFYCVVLEGGCRIAIDGHEPTELLPGDFILVPAAYGVTVSSLEPPPTGVETPAPLALGNGEFRVGAQDGPIDVRMLVGHCSFGSPDASLLVSLLPQLVHVRGEQRLATLVQLVREESREQRPAREVVLARLLEVLLIEALRSAAGTNASPGLVRGLADGRLAAAIRGMHERPMYDWTVAELANEAALSRSTFFERFGRTVGVAPMEYLLAWRMALAKDLLRRNAGGVAEIAERVGYNSASTFSTAFARHVGRSPTRYAREQAAANAA, encoded by the coding sequence ATGGTCGATCCGCTGGCCGAGGTGGTCACCCTGCTGCAGCCGAGCGCGCGGTTCTCCAAGCTCGTCTTCGGCGCCAGCCCCTGGCGCGTCAGCCGCTCGGATGCCGGCCAGCCCTTCTATTGCGTGGTCCTCGAGGGCGGCTGCCGCATCGCGATCGATGGGCATGAGCCGACCGAGCTCCTTCCGGGAGACTTCATCCTGGTTCCTGCGGCCTATGGCGTCACGGTCTCCAGCCTCGAGCCGCCTCCGACGGGCGTCGAGACGCCGGCGCCCCTCGCGCTGGGCAACGGCGAATTCAGGGTCGGCGCCCAGGACGGCCCGATCGACGTGCGGATGCTGGTGGGCCACTGCAGCTTCGGTTCACCGGATGCGTCCCTGCTGGTCTCGCTGCTGCCGCAGCTCGTGCATGTCCGCGGCGAGCAGCGGCTGGCCACGCTGGTGCAACTCGTGCGCGAGGAGTCGCGCGAGCAGCGGCCCGCGCGCGAGGTCGTGCTCGCGCGGCTGCTGGAGGTGCTGCTCATCGAGGCGCTGCGATCCGCCGCAGGCACGAACGCGTCGCCGGGTCTCGTGCGCGGGCTTGCCGACGGCCGTCTCGCGGCCGCGATCCGCGGGATGCACGAACGCCCGATGTACGACTGGACGGTGGCCGAGCTCGCCAACGAGGCCGCGCTCTCGCGCTCGACCTTCTTCGAGCGCTTCGGCCGCACGGTGGGGGTCGCGCCGATGGAGTACCTGCTTGCCTGGCGCATGGCACTCGCGAAGGACCTGCTGCGCCGCAACGCGGGCGGCGTCGCCGAGATCGCGGAGCGCGTCGGCTACAACTCCGCCAGCACGTTCAGCACCGCCTTCGCGCGGCACGTCGGCCGGTCGCCGACGCGATACGCGCGCGAGCAGGCAGCCGCGAACGCCGCATGA
- a CDS encoding Bug family tripartite tricarboxylate transporter substrate binding protein: MRLARRPFLALTLACACGASAAQDKPPLRILVGFPPGGSADVLARLMADAMRDAFSSVVVENRPGAGGRLALAAVKAARPDGQTVIILPSGPMVLFPHVYKKLEYDAVKDFTPVSLLAHFQFGVVSGPASDVKTLPGMLAKARADAKSATYGSPGLGTLPHFMGVMLEQSTGVPLTHVPFQGGGPANTALLGGHIGYKFDVVSETAELHRAGKVRIIAVTGGARDPQVPEVPTLRESGVDMEATAWFAMYAPAGLAPATLSRLEEAVRTAVGKPALQERLRGLGYQPVGSTSRELAAAQRADLARWEKPIKATGVSLD, encoded by the coding sequence ATGCGCCTGGCCCGCCGCCCTTTCCTCGCGCTCACGCTGGCCTGCGCGTGCGGCGCGTCCGCCGCGCAGGACAAGCCGCCCTTGCGCATCCTCGTCGGCTTCCCGCCGGGAGGCTCGGCCGACGTGCTGGCGCGCCTCATGGCCGATGCGATGCGGGACGCGTTCTCCTCGGTCGTGGTCGAGAACAGGCCCGGCGCCGGCGGCCGGCTGGCGCTGGCCGCGGTGAAGGCCGCCAGGCCCGACGGCCAGACCGTGATCATCCTGCCCAGCGGGCCGATGGTCCTGTTCCCGCACGTGTACAAGAAGCTGGAATACGACGCGGTCAAGGACTTCACCCCCGTCTCGCTGCTCGCGCATTTCCAGTTCGGCGTGGTGTCCGGGCCGGCCAGCGACGTGAAGACCCTGCCCGGGATGCTGGCCAAGGCAAGGGCGGACGCCAAGAGCGCCACCTACGGATCGCCCGGGCTGGGAACGCTGCCGCACTTCATGGGCGTGATGCTGGAACAGAGCACCGGCGTGCCGCTCACCCATGTGCCGTTCCAAGGCGGCGGGCCCGCCAACACCGCCCTGCTGGGCGGCCACATCGGCTACAAGTTCGACGTGGTGTCCGAGACCGCCGAGCTCCACAGGGCCGGCAAGGTGCGCATCATCGCCGTCACCGGCGGCGCGCGCGACCCGCAGGTGCCCGAGGTGCCGACCCTCAGGGAATCCGGCGTGGACATGGAAGCCACGGCCTGGTTCGCGATGTATGCGCCCGCCGGCCTGGCACCCGCCACGCTGTCCCGGCTCGAAGAAGCGGTGCGCACCGCGGTCGGGAAGCCCGCCCTGCAGGAGCGCCTGCGTGGCCTCGGCTACCAGCCGGTCGGCTCCACGTCGCGGGAACTCGCCGCGGCGCAGCGGGCCGACCTCGCGCGCTGGGAAAAGCCCATCAAGGCCACTGGCGTGAGCCTCGATTGA
- a CDS encoding Bug family tripartite tricarboxylate transporter substrate binding protein, whose amino-acid sequence MSASPLTRGRLGVLAATMMALAGSALAQAPSWPTKPVKILVGSPPGGPSDITARVFAEQLGKRYSQPVVVENRPGAGNNLAAGVAAKAEPDGHTLVLSPDTVLTVNPLVYGSQNFDARADLVSVSVLSSFTQMLVCHPSTGAKTVPELVARARNANLTYASGGPGVPGHLASEMFLQGAGIRMQHIPYRGPAPATQAVLAAEVNCGFLATPTVLPHVKAGTLLALAVSSAAPSPLAPDVPTLATALRQPGLDASFRLVLQAPKDTPAAVVRELERAAAEIMKDPAVRTRLQGADLLAQGTTSAQARELMQTEMARWEPLVRRLGLKAD is encoded by the coding sequence ATGTCCGCAAGTCCCCTCACCCGCGGGCGCCTCGGCGTCCTGGCCGCCACGATGATGGCCCTGGCGGGAAGCGCCCTGGCCCAGGCACCGTCCTGGCCCACCAAGCCCGTGAAGATCCTGGTCGGCTCGCCGCCGGGCGGGCCGTCCGACATCACCGCGCGGGTGTTCGCCGAGCAGCTCGGCAAGCGCTACAGCCAGCCGGTGGTCGTCGAGAACCGCCCGGGCGCCGGCAACAACCTCGCGGCCGGCGTCGCCGCGAAGGCCGAACCGGACGGCCACACGCTGGTGCTCAGCCCCGACACGGTGCTGACCGTGAACCCGCTGGTCTATGGCAGCCAGAACTTCGATGCGCGCGCCGACCTGGTGTCGGTGTCCGTGCTGAGCAGCTTCACGCAGATGCTGGTGTGCCACCCCTCGACGGGCGCGAAGACCGTGCCGGAGCTGGTCGCCAGGGCACGCAATGCGAACCTCACCTACGCCTCGGGCGGGCCGGGCGTGCCGGGGCACCTGGCGTCGGAGATGTTCCTGCAGGGCGCGGGCATCAGGATGCAGCACATTCCCTACCGCGGGCCGGCGCCGGCGACGCAGGCGGTGCTGGCCGCCGAGGTGAACTGCGGCTTCCTGGCCACGCCGACCGTGCTGCCGCACGTGAAGGCCGGCACGCTGCTAGCCCTGGCCGTGTCCTCGGCCGCGCCGTCGCCGCTGGCGCCCGACGTGCCCACGCTGGCCACCGCCCTCCGGCAGCCCGGGCTGGACGCGAGCTTCCGGCTGGTGCTGCAGGCGCCCAAGGACACGCCGGCGGCCGTGGTGCGCGAACTCGAGCGCGCTGCCGCGGAGATCATGAAGGACCCGGCCGTGCGCACCCGCCTGCAGGGTGCCGATCTGCTGGCCCAGGGCACGACCAGTGCGCAGGCGCGGGAGCTGATGCAAACCGAGATGGCCCGCTGGGAGCCGCTGGTGCGGCGCCTGGGTCTGAAGGCCGATTGA
- a CDS encoding Bug family tripartite tricarboxylate transporter substrate binding protein yields the protein MQRRLVATALALCAACAPALAQDAWPARPVRFVVNFPAGGPLDLLARAVGDTLQRELKQPFVVENRPGAAGNIGADAVAKAAADGHTVLFTIDSTSTVNPHIYQGMPFKPADLQPLVIMGSSGLLVGVHPSNGFKTLADLVAAGKTRGVTFSSAGNGSPGHLAAEMATQATGIRITHVPYKGNAPAVQAVLSGEVTGGVLATPGMLPHVKAGKMTALAVTSSRRSTLAPEVPTVREAGMPQLEQEVLYLAMVPAATPAPVAQAIQNAIEGALARQEIRSRLGSLDMHHEGTAGTAAARRLANLSERYGQVIRATGMKVE from the coding sequence ATGCAACGCCGCCTCGTGGCCACGGCACTCGCCCTTTGCGCCGCCTGCGCGCCCGCGCTGGCGCAGGACGCCTGGCCCGCGCGGCCGGTCCGCTTCGTCGTCAACTTCCCGGCGGGCGGGCCGCTGGACCTGCTGGCCCGCGCCGTCGGGGACACGCTGCAGCGCGAACTGAAGCAGCCCTTCGTCGTGGAGAACAGGCCCGGCGCCGCCGGCAACATCGGCGCGGATGCCGTCGCCAAGGCTGCGGCGGACGGCCACACCGTGCTGTTCACCATCGACTCGACCTCCACCGTCAACCCGCACATCTACCAGGGCATGCCGTTCAAGCCGGCCGACCTGCAGCCGCTGGTGATCATGGGCTCCTCGGGACTGCTGGTGGGCGTGCATCCGTCCAATGGCTTCAAGACCCTGGCCGACCTCGTCGCCGCCGGGAAAACCAGGGGCGTCACCTTCAGCAGCGCCGGCAACGGCAGCCCGGGCCACCTGGCCGCGGAGATGGCCACGCAAGCGACGGGCATCAGGATCACGCACGTGCCCTACAAGGGCAATGCGCCGGCGGTGCAGGCCGTGCTGTCCGGCGAGGTGACCGGCGGCGTGCTCGCCACGCCCGGCATGCTGCCGCACGTGAAGGCCGGCAAGATGACGGCGCTGGCCGTCACCAGCAGCAGGCGCTCGACGCTGGCGCCCGAGGTGCCCACGGTGCGGGAAGCGGGCATGCCGCAGCTGGAGCAGGAGGTGCTGTACCTGGCGATGGTGCCGGCCGCCACGCCGGCGCCCGTCGCGCAGGCCATCCAGAACGCCATCGAGGGCGCCCTGGCGCGCCAGGAGATCCGGTCACGGCTGGGCAGCCTGGATATGCATCACGAAGGCACGGCCGGCACCGCCGCGGCCAGGCGGTTGGCGAACCTGTCCGAACGCTACGGCCAGGTGATCCGCGCCACCGGGATGAAGGTCGAATGA
- a CDS encoding SDR family oxidoreductase encodes MKTVLITGCSSGFGLEIARHFLARDWQVVATMRTPRNDVLPPSERLRVLALDVTDPQSIRKAVEAAGPIDVLVNNAGFGVASPAELTPLATVREVFETNTFGTIALTQAVLPQFRLRGAGVVVNVTSSVTLKALPLIASYRASKAAVNAFTESMALELEPFGVRARLVLPGRSPETRFGDNARPRMRGLDHEAYADLVRKVFAELQDTSTPTTRALDVAEAVWRAATDPAAPMRIPAGADAEAWAIDAS; translated from the coding sequence ATGAAAACCGTTCTGATCACCGGCTGCTCGTCCGGCTTTGGCCTCGAGATCGCCCGCCACTTCCTGGCGCGCGATTGGCAGGTCGTCGCCACCATGCGCACGCCGCGCAACGACGTGCTGCCGCCCTCCGAGCGCCTGCGCGTGCTCGCGCTCGACGTCACCGATCCGCAGAGCATCCGCAAGGCTGTGGAGGCCGCGGGGCCGATCGACGTGCTCGTCAACAACGCCGGCTTCGGCGTCGCGTCCCCGGCCGAACTCACCCCGCTGGCGACGGTGCGCGAGGTCTTCGAGACCAACACCTTCGGCACGATCGCACTGACGCAGGCGGTGCTGCCCCAGTTCCGTCTGCGCGGGGCCGGCGTCGTGGTCAACGTCACGTCGAGCGTGACGCTGAAGGCGCTGCCCTTGATCGCCTCGTACCGCGCGAGCAAGGCGGCGGTGAACGCGTTCACCGAGTCGATGGCGCTCGAGCTCGAACCGTTCGGCGTGCGCGCGCGGCTGGTGCTGCCCGGCCGCTCGCCCGAGACACGCTTCGGCGACAACGCGCGGCCCCGCATGCGCGGCCTCGACCACGAGGCCTATGCAGACCTGGTGAGGAAGGTCTTCGCAGAGTTGCAGGACACGTCAACCCCGACGACCCGGGCTCTGGACGTCGCCGAAGCGGTGTGGCGCGCGGCGACCGATCCGGCGGCCCCGATGCGCATCCCGGCCGGCGCCGATGCCGAGGCCTGGGCGATCGACGCTTCCTGA
- a CDS encoding ligase-associated DNA damage response DEXH box helicase, whose amino-acid sequence MGAPLSPATTWLAGRGWTPFDFQRAVWDAIAGGQSGLLHATTGAGKTYAVWLGMLDALLRAHPPGREAQPLRVVWLTPMRALASDTAKALAEPLRDLAPMWTLGLRTGDTASAERTRQDRRFPTVLVTTPESLTLMLTREKASEELATVAHVVVDEWHELIGSKRGVQVQLALARLRRLQPGLVTWGLSATLGNLEQAAQVLCGPQAGAPAALVRGRVDKTLVIDTLVPPDPGKYSWAGHLGARMQLPVVQEIEKSGTTLVFTNVRSQAEIWYQLLLQARPDWAGEVALHHGSMDKAAREWVEEGLKAGRLRAVVATSSLDLGVDFLPVERVLQIGSAKGVARMMQRAGRSGHAPGRVSRITLVPTHTLELVEAAAARRAAQEGRIESRESPRKPLDVLVQHIVTVALGGGFRDEALFEEVRTAWAFRDLTREEFDWALAFCERGGQSLNAYPDYHRIARDEAGVWRVPDRGIAKRHRLGIGTIVSDASMQVKYLSGGSIGTIEEGFIARLRKGDCFFFAGRLLEFVRVQDMAAYVKKAAGKKGTVPTWQGSKMALSTELGDAVLEMMQAAARGEFEGPELQAARPMLEMQARLSRLPTPATLLVESLRSREGQHLYVHPFAGRHVHLGLASLLAWRLARERPGTFSLSVNDYGFELVSAEPFDLEPVTSRAVFATGDLLHDVLASLNSSELAQRRFREIARIAGLVFSGYPGQPKSMKQLQASSGLFFEVFRKYDRGNLLLTQAETEVLSQELEISRLAATLERVRGRTLEFVELRHPSPMSLPLMVERFREKLTTEQLSTRLDRILRDAERAGG is encoded by the coding sequence GTGGGCGCACCGCTCTCCCCCGCCACGACGTGGCTCGCCGGGCGCGGCTGGACGCCTTTCGATTTCCAACGGGCCGTGTGGGACGCGATCGCGGGCGGCCAGAGCGGCCTGCTGCATGCCACCACCGGCGCCGGCAAGACCTACGCCGTGTGGCTGGGCATGCTCGACGCGCTGCTGCGCGCGCATCCGCCCGGCCGCGAAGCCCAGCCGCTGCGCGTGGTGTGGCTCACGCCCATGCGGGCGCTGGCGTCCGACACGGCCAAGGCGCTGGCCGAGCCGCTGCGTGACCTGGCCCCGATGTGGACGCTGGGCCTGCGCACCGGCGACACCGCCAGCGCCGAGCGCACCCGCCAGGACCGGCGCTTCCCGACGGTGCTGGTGACCACGCCGGAATCGCTGACCCTGATGCTCACGCGCGAGAAGGCGAGCGAGGAACTGGCCACGGTGGCCCATGTCGTGGTCGACGAATGGCACGAGCTGATCGGCAGCAAGCGCGGCGTGCAGGTGCAGCTGGCGCTGGCGCGGCTGCGCCGCCTCCAGCCGGGGCTGGTGACCTGGGGCCTGAGCGCGACGCTGGGCAACCTGGAGCAGGCGGCCCAGGTCCTGTGCGGGCCGCAGGCCGGGGCGCCTGCGGCACTGGTGCGCGGCAGGGTGGACAAGACCCTGGTGATCGACACCCTGGTCCCGCCCGACCCCGGCAAGTACTCCTGGGCCGGCCACCTGGGCGCGCGCATGCAGCTGCCGGTGGTGCAGGAGATCGAGAAGTCCGGCACCACGCTGGTGTTCACCAACGTGCGCTCGCAGGCCGAGATCTGGTACCAGCTGCTGCTGCAGGCCAGGCCCGACTGGGCCGGCGAGGTCGCGCTGCACCACGGCTCCATGGACAAGGCCGCGCGCGAATGGGTGGAGGAGGGCCTCAAGGCAGGCCGGCTGAGGGCCGTGGTCGCCACCTCCTCGCTGGACCTGGGGGTGGACTTCCTGCCCGTGGAGCGGGTGCTGCAGATCGGCTCGGCCAAGGGCGTGGCCCGCATGATGCAGCGCGCCGGCCGCAGCGGCCACGCGCCGGGCCGCGTCAGCCGCATCACCCTGGTGCCCACCCACACCCTTGAACTGGTGGAGGCCGCCGCGGCGCGGCGCGCGGCGCAGGAGGGCCGCATCGAAAGCCGCGAGTCCCCGCGCAAGCCGCTGGACGTGCTGGTGCAGCACATCGTCACCGTCGCGCTGGGCGGGGGCTTCCGCGACGAGGCGCTGTTCGAGGAGGTGCGCACGGCCTGGGCCTTCCGCGACCTGACGCGCGAGGAGTTCGACTGGGCCCTGGCGTTCTGCGAGCGCGGCGGCCAGAGCCTGAACGCCTACCCGGACTACCACCGCATCGCGCGCGACGAGGCGGGCGTGTGGCGCGTGCCCGACCGCGGCATCGCCAAGCGGCACCGCCTGGGCATAGGCACCATCGTCAGCGACGCGTCCATGCAGGTGAAATACCTTTCGGGCGGCAGCATAGGCACCATCGAGGAAGGCTTCATCGCGCGGCTGCGCAAGGGCGACTGCTTCTTCTTCGCCGGCCGGCTGCTGGAGTTCGTGCGGGTGCAGGACATGGCGGCCTACGTGAAGAAGGCCGCCGGCAAGAAGGGCACGGTGCCCACCTGGCAGGGCAGCAAGATGGCGCTGTCCACCGAGCTGGGCGACGCGGTGCTGGAGATGATGCAGGCGGCCGCGCGCGGCGAGTTCGAAGGGCCGGAGCTGCAGGCGGCGCGCCCCATGCTGGAGATGCAGGCGCGGCTGTCGCGGCTGCCCACGCCCGCCACGCTGCTGGTGGAGAGCTTGCGGTCGCGCGAAGGCCAGCACCTGTACGTGCACCCGTTCGCCGGCCGGCACGTGCACCTGGGGCTGGCCAGCCTGCTGGCCTGGCGGCTGGCGCGCGAGCGGCCGGGCACCTTCAGCCTGTCGGTCAACGACTACGGCTTCGAGCTGGTGAGTGCCGAGCCGTTCGACCTGGAACCGGTGACCAGCCGGGCGGTGTTCGCCACCGGCGACCTGCTGCACGACGTGCTGGCCTCGCTCAACTCGTCCGAGCTTGCCCAGCGGCGCTTCCGCGAGATCGCGCGCATCGCCGGGCTGGTGTTCTCCGGCTACCCCGGCCAGCCCAAGAGCATGAAGCAGCTGCAGGCTTCCAGCGGCCTGTTCTTCGAGGTGTTCCGCAAGTACGACCGCGGCAACCTGCTGCTGACCCAGGCCGAAACCGAAGTGCTGAGCCAGGAGCTGGAGATCTCGCGCCTGGCGGCCACGCTGGAGCGGGTGCGCGGCCGCACGCTCGAGTTCGTGGAGCTGCGCCATCCAAGCCCGATGAGCCTGCCGCTGATGGTGGAGCGCTTCCGCGAAAAGCTCACCACCGAGCAGCTGTCCACCCGGCTGGACCGCATCCTGCGCGACGCGGAGCGCGCGGGCGGCTGA
- a CDS encoding MarR family winged helix-turn-helix transcriptional regulator produces the protein MPATHRLDDPSVLDDLLLYRLNRLLATAGGMVIRLCEGRFGITRREWRVLALLAEQEGLLSSELAVRAQLDRARTSRAVTSLVAKKLVARVCGPADRRQARLSLTAPGRALHQQLFPLVRGINQQLLSALSPRQVAQLDASFAALQAQADRMLQAAELPKADRRRGGRQRLAMG, from the coding sequence ATGCCTGCGACGCATCGGCTGGACGATCCGTCCGTGCTCGACGACCTGCTGCTGTACCGGCTCAACCGGCTGCTGGCGACCGCCGGCGGCATGGTCATCCGCCTGTGCGAAGGCCGCTTCGGCATCACCCGGCGCGAGTGGCGCGTGCTCGCGCTGCTGGCCGAGCAGGAAGGACTCCTGTCGTCGGAGCTGGCGGTCCGCGCGCAGCTCGACCGTGCCCGCACCTCGCGGGCCGTGACCTCGCTGGTGGCCAAGAAGCTGGTGGCCCGCGTCTGCGGGCCGGCCGACCGGCGCCAGGCCCGCCTGTCGCTCACGGCCCCGGGCCGCGCCCTGCATCAGCAGCTGTTCCCGCTGGTGCGCGGCATCAACCAGCAACTCCTGTCCGCGCTGTCGCCGCGCCAGGTCGCGCAGCTCGACGCCAGCTTCGCCGCGCTGCAGGCGCAGGCCGACCGCATGCTGCAGGCGGCCGAGCTGCCCAAGGCGGACCGGCGCCGCGGCGGCCGCCAGCGGCTGGCCATGGGGTGA
- a CDS encoding SulP family inorganic anion transporter has protein sequence MPSKLSRWLPFLNWPRPDAALLRGEVAAALTVAVVMIPQSVAYAGLAGMPLVTGLYATFLPALLAVLFSSSTRLSVGPSALSSVLVGASLVGLAEPGSAQWVALAVWLALLAGMLQLAVGASGAAWVLNLVSSPVLTGFSQAAAFLIIASQLPALLGLQGPLSGLLEAPRFDLEALGYGLGALALFELGKRRLPRLPMVLLVLAAAAALSAITGYAARGAVVGALPVGLPSPYWPGLPGWERFLALVAPALVIALVSSLEMAASAKIEAQRDGRRWDANQDLIGQGVGKLASAFSGSFPTSTSFSRSAITLYAGARTGWATVATTALVLLVLLFLTPALYHVPSAVLAAVVVAAVLGLVKPRSLLGLWRIQPMEAVTAGVTFAVTLLSAPRIYWGVLAGVVLGLAHFLYHRLHPRIIEVGLHPDGSLRDRHLWKLAPLADRMYALRMDDELDFASASAFERAIVDHLAAHPDVQHVCLFAQPINRIDATGVEVFTQLRKTLEARGITLHISGLKLPVEQVLRRAGALHDSPLLRMYRTDVEALLAFGRLSP, from the coding sequence ATGCCCTCCAAGCTCTCCCGCTGGCTCCCCTTCCTCAACTGGCCGCGGCCCGACGCGGCCCTGCTGCGCGGCGAGGTCGCCGCCGCGCTGACGGTGGCCGTGGTGATGATCCCGCAATCGGTGGCCTATGCCGGCCTGGCGGGCATGCCGCTGGTCACGGGCCTGTACGCCACCTTCCTGCCGGCCCTGCTGGCCGTGCTGTTCAGCAGCTCCACCCGGCTGTCGGTCGGGCCCTCGGCGCTGAGCAGCGTGCTGGTGGGCGCCTCGCTGGTGGGCCTGGCCGAGCCGGGCAGCGCGCAATGGGTGGCACTGGCTGTGTGGCTGGCGCTGCTGGCAGGCATGCTGCAGCTGGCGGTGGGCGCCAGTGGCGCGGCCTGGGTGCTCAACCTGGTCAGCTCGCCGGTGCTGACGGGCTTCAGCCAGGCGGCGGCCTTCCTCATCATTGCCTCGCAGTTGCCCGCCCTGCTCGGCCTGCAAGGCCCGCTGTCCGGCCTGCTGGAGGCACCGCGCTTCGACCTGGAAGCCCTGGGCTACGGCCTGGGCGCGCTGGCGCTGTTCGAGCTCGGCAAGCGCCGGCTGCCGCGGCTGCCCATGGTGCTGCTGGTGCTGGCCGCCGCCGCCGCGCTGAGCGCGATCACCGGCTACGCGGCGCGCGGCGCGGTGGTGGGCGCCCTGCCGGTGGGCCTGCCCTCGCCCTACTGGCCCGGGCTGCCGGGGTGGGAGCGCTTCCTGGCCCTGGTGGCGCCGGCGCTGGTGATCGCGCTGGTCAGCTCGCTGGAGATGGCGGCCAGCGCCAAGATCGAGGCGCAGCGCGACGGCCGCCGCTGGGACGCCAACCAGGACCTGATCGGCCAGGGCGTGGGCAAGCTGGCCTCGGCATTCTCGGGCAGCTTTCCCACCAGCACCTCGTTCTCGCGCTCGGCCATCACGCTGTACGCCGGCGCCCGCACCGGCTGGGCCACGGTGGCCACCACGGCGCTGGTGCTGCTGGTGCTGCTGTTCCTCACGCCCGCCCTGTACCACGTGCCCTCGGCGGTGCTGGCCGCCGTGGTGGTGGCCGCGGTGCTGGGCCTGGTCAAGCCGCGCAGCCTGCTGGGGCTGTGGCGCATCCAGCCGATGGAGGCGGTGACCGCCGGCGTCACCTTCGCGGTCACCCTGCTGTCGGCGCCGCGCATCTACTGGGGCGTGCTGGCCGGGGTGGTGCTGGGCCTGGCGCATTTCCTGTACCACCGGCTGCACCCGCGCATCATCGAGGTCGGCCTGCACCCCGACGGCAGCCTGCGCGACCGGCACCTGTGGAAGCTCGCTCCGCTGGCCGACCGCATGTACGCGCTGCGCATGGACGACGAGCTGGATTTCGCCTCGGCCAGCGCCTTCGAGCGCGCCATCGTGGACCACCTGGCGGCCCACCCGGACGTGCAGCACGTGTGCCTGTTCGCCCAACCCATCAACCGCATCGACGCCACCGGCGTGGAGGTGTTCACCCAGCTGCGCAAGACGCTGGAGGCGCGCGGCATCACCCTGCACATCAGCGGCCTCAAGCTGCCGGTGGAACAGGTGCTGCGGCGCGCCGGCGCGCTGCACGACAGCCCGCTGCTGCGCATGTACCGCACCGACGTGGAGGCGCTGCTGGCGTTCGGCCGGCTCAGCCCCTGA